A window from Temnothorax longispinosus isolate EJ_2023e chromosome 1, Tlon_JGU_v1, whole genome shotgun sequence encodes these proteins:
- the LOC139814865 gene encoding uncharacterized protein, with amino-acid sequence MYQLAPVFPTALNRERLPLQQKRQIFREQVLPALGGKIPEEAFRTDRLALNRLNKEGITVPDGVVLDARHIHKHPHPNQRMPEIIKSSIIKVYLTSDGRYVPPEGRPHYNYPKTVDTTYIIRRPFMHTNHKTPNNFENVKLRSYPKAQSYSNYGQFVPIAPPVEPGVYKPIVAPFVFPADRNLFDLSSWKTGYEWDTVYEPFDGYFVNNLALFDSHQIITDYEGFLNEFHGRSLRHVKSSDRNQQHRQGRKYQESKLSSTLHQKIKSNAAKESQDSAYTSLTNIPETNFSCRGKKGVFADVETKCQVKTVSSVLSLNINYITIPVKVKRKQMKSYNLEIITLNQIRNIYMVIMEGAQPLAYHGLTAETGPVSFIFKLSAVMSGSRSILVVFLVAAMAAPHSTIVQGRIVVNDYYDEYQNFQPVVGFRQPIVVKEESKKDQDLSKIPGIPGIDYPIYHTVPPTSFSCAHVPIVPGMYANVETGCQAYHVCHDGREGHQGASFLCTNGTLFNQHEFACDWWYNVNCANAPSLYRVNADPLKNPYVPKETKDAIRKRLKIVVL; translated from the exons ATGTACCAACTAGCCCCGGTCTTCCCTACTGCGCTTAATCGCGAAAGATTGCCATTGCAGCAAAAGCGGCAGATTTTTCGAGAGCAAGTGCTACCAGCGTTGGGTGGCAAGATTCCAGAGGAAGCTTTTAGAACAGATCGGCTGGCGTTGAATCGGTTAAACAAGGAGGGTATTACCGTGCCGGACGGCGTCGTCTTGGATGCTCGGCACATCCACAAGCATCCTCATCCCAATCAAAGAATGCCGGAGATAATAAAG TCATCTATAATCAAGGTCTATCTAACATCGGACGGTCGATACGTACCGCCGGAAGGTCGACCTCACTATAATTACCCGAAAACCGTCGACACTACTTACATTATACGAAGACCATTTATGCACACGAATCACAAAACAccaaacaattttgaaaacgtcAAACTTCGAAGCTATCCGAAGGCACAGAGCTACTCGAATTATGGACAGTTTGTGCCGATCGCACCACCCGTCGAACCAGGTGTTTACAAGCCCATTGTAGCGCCTTTCGTATTTCCGGCTGACAGAAACCTGTTTGATTTATCAAGCTGGAAGACGGGATATGAGTGGGACACCGTGTACGAACCGTTTGACGGTTACTTTGTTAACAATCTAGCACTCTTCGATTCACATCAG ATCATTACGGATTACGAAGGATTTCTCAATGAGTTCCATGGACGATCCTTGAGGCACGTGAAAAGTAGTGACAGAAATCAACAGCATCGCCAGGGTCGAAAGTATCAGGAATCGAAACTATCGTCCACGCTTCATCAGAAAATCAAATCGAATGCCGCCAAAGAATCTCAAGATTCTGCTTATACAAGTCTCACAAATATACCGGAAACCAATTTTTCTTGCCGTGGAAAAAAGGGAGTGTTCGCAGACGTCGAAACCAAATGCCAAGTAAAAACAGTTTCCTCTGTCCTAtctttgaatattaattatatcactATTCCTGTGAAAGTAAAACGGAAACAAATGAAAAGCTACAATCTGGAAATTATCACGCTCAAccaaattagaaatatatatat GGTGATAATGGAAGGGGCTCAACCTCTTGCTTAC CACGGCCTCACAGCGGAAACTGGTCCAGTTTCGTTCATATTCAAACTCAGTGCGGTCATGTCGGGAAGTCGTAGTATCCTTGTCGTATTTCTGGTCGCCGCTATGGCAGCGCCCCATTCGACTATTGTACAG GGACGAATAGTAGTGAACGATTATTACGACGAATATCAAAATTTCCAACCGGTAGTGGGTTTTCGGCAACCCATTGTCGTGAAAGAAGAATCGAAGAAAGATCAGGATTTGAGCAAGATTCCTGGAATCCCCGGAATAGATTATCCCATATATCACACAGTGCCGCCTACCAGCTTTTCCTGCGCACACGTTCCGATCGTACCAGGAATGTACGCAAACGTGGAAACCGGTTGTCAG GCATATCACGTTTGCCACGACGGGCGTGAGGGACATCAGGGTGCCAGCTTTTTATGCACCAATGGAACGCTCTTTAATCAACACGAATTTGCATGCGACTGGTGGTACAATGTTAATTGCGCCAATGCACCATCCCTTTATAG GGTAAACGCAGATCCATTAAAGAATCCATATGTACCGAAGGAGACAAAGGACGCGATTCGAAAAAGATTGAAGATCGTCGTACtttaa
- the LOC139814785 gene encoding uncharacterized protein, whose translation MFAISDCGRIHKASISANQRDTRHAEGTNCRDSLPNTLQKKTVEKTSNIAQKAAQEAKAASEAQNIAGQQAARQVKAQLAEKAVQAAKAAEVALSGKEAMVEHLQEEVKEARSVVREETSSLQQAQVNVNAAVQAARQSQDQLKTLTNAVRTAKSNAANAQAVASGAQRSLREKEELLEAAKRRVDELSNQLQSARQDLANTNRAAAKANAAAHEAKANAARNKRRLAHLRKMRATRLGQV comes from the exons ATGTTCGCAATATCCGATTGTGGACGGATTCATAAAGCCTCGATTAGTGCG aatcaAAGAGACACGCGTCATGCTGAAGGCACAAACTGTCGTGACAGTTTACCGAATACTTTACAGAAGAAAACTGTTGAAAAAACAAGCAATATCGCGCAGAAAGCAGCGCAGGAAGCAAAGGCCGCGTCCGAAGCGCAGAATATCGCTGGTCAGCAAGCAGCGCGTCAA GTGAAGGCTCAACTGGCGGAGAAGGCGGTTCAAGCTGCGAAAGCTGCTGAGGTGGCCTTATCGGGTAAGGAAGCGATGGTCGAACATCTGCAAGAGGAAGTGAAGGAGGCACGATCGGTAGTTCGAGAAGAAACATCTTCTCTACAACAAGCACAGGTTAACGTGAACGCTGCGGTTCAAGCGGCACGGCAGTCACAAGATCAG CTGAAGACATTGACGAATGCAGTACGTACAGCCAAATCAAATGCGGCGAACGCGCAGGCGGTCGCTAGCGGAGCACAGAGATCGctgcgagagaaagaggagctGCTAGAAGCGGCCAAGAGACGAGTGGACGAGCTATCGAATCAATTGCAAAGCGCTCGGCAAGATCTCGCGAACACGAATCGCGCAGCTGCCAAAGCCAACGCTGCTGCACACGAGGCGAAGGCGAATGCCGCTAGGAACAAAAGAAGATTGGCACATCTCAGAAAGATGCGTGCGACGCGTTTAGGTCAGGTGTAG
- the LOC139822942 gene encoding uncharacterized protein — protein MEIMEKVRKKLKKESDATRRNGRTCAYMPSMCRMCARVRDTLRKSGGYENPTWSGSRARPFPSDYKATTTPLPPNIRSAFRHSFALTMWLLILAGLLTISVGEETSVAKKTVSSVANADDIVLLEIDIKDPVKRSPVSSSAIYGASPSQFVIRHGDDSQELSPEYLAVLRQFTGTEPQPYATRPNNAPQRRPLPDYAKQQQTLQQAYYNYRKPAVVPPRPRPQLHPQALIQAEAVAQAQAQVQAQNHAVALQSTRGPSGASTYQVESYTSPKLGTFEQELLQLVSANQAQEFNLIPTQPKTGYPQQEYIKSTATSASHLPEQYHIETSPPPRYPPQQRVAATYQSIEQPVQIQYQAAQPADYSPKGVEAFRPSPQYDYVDDGAQLKAQAEAEANARAQAQAEAQALAFQKIAQASYQKHHDAALEQIRIDHERYRQQSALEQIQQGDQVSDAGRAHIEGQLQPKDPEAAYRAKLKAQAAAEAAEARRLQAAAEYKAHSDAIRQVEAQQQAHVKAQEKAHNDALNFERNQLRAQAQAQALAQAQAEALYKVYQQSRAKANSEILAAARAQAEAKKADPDGTPVIQYLLPSTPKLPAPNNYFTNDDVNKYQASGSTYASRSVTKPHSSESTIQEQAYVQPVINQPRQAHKLKVPPTQSSVYISQSGLLKKSPVKSLTIEEIVDQGELNSPQVIRVPSPKEQQQPLTQEELSALINAGYSVTPIPQTVKPTQPSYVPENTSAVYYLKKQRPAVRPEYVTYEEVLQRSRRPIRKNTPILKPDDANASEKVTFLVPLEPSFGTKQPSLRSNE, from the exons ATGGAAATAATGGAGAAAgtaaggaaaaaattaaagaaggagtctgacgcgacgcgacgcaacggCAGGACTTGCGCCTATATGCCGAGTATGTGCCGAATGTGCGCTCGAGTGCGCGATACGCTGCGGAAAAGTGGCGGATATGAGAACCCCACCTGGTCCGGATCGCGGGCGCGGCCTTTCCCCTCGGACTATAAAGCCACTACAACTCCACTTCCACCAAACATTCGCTCGGCGTTCCGTCACTCATTTGCTCTCACCATGTGGCTGCTTATCCTCGCAG GTCTCTTGACAATCTCTGTTGGAGAGGAGACCAGCGTCGCCAAGAAGACGGTATCATCGGTGGCCAATGCCGATGACATTGTTTTGCTAGAGATTGATATCAAAGATCCCGTCAAGAGGTCACCAGTTTCAAGCAGCGCCATTTATGGGGCTTCACCTAGCCAATTCGTTATTCGACACGGTGATGACTCTCAAGag cTGTCACCCGAATATTTAGCCGTGTTGCGACAATTCACCGGAACCGAACCGCAGCCGTACGCCACAAGACCCAATAATGCGCCACAGCGTAGGCCTCTTCCAGATTATGCCAAACAGCAGCAGACGTTGCAGCAGGCATACTACAATTATCGCAAACCCGCCGTGGTTCCTCCGAGACCGAGACCTCAGCTACATCCCCAGGCGTTGATTCAAGCTGAGGCTGTAGCGCAAGCTCAGGCGCAGGTCCAGGCGCAAAATCATGCCGTGGCATTGCAATCGACGCGCGGGCCATCCGGAGCGTCCACGTATCAGGTAGAATCGTACACCTCACCGAAGCTGGGCACGTTCGAGCAAGAGTTGCTACAACTGGTATCCGCCAATCAGGCCCAAGAGTTTAACCTGATTCCGACGCAGCCTAAAACCGGCTATCCGCAACAAGAGTACATCAAATCAACGGCGACCTCGGCGTCTCATTTACCCGAGCAATACCATATCGAAACTAGTCCGCCCCCTCGTTATCCGCCGCAGCAACGAGTGGCGGCGACGTATCAGTCAATCGAGCAGCCGGTCCAAATTCAATATCAAGCGGCGCAACCGGCTGATTATTCGCCAAAGGGTGTCGAAGCCTTCAGACCGTCTCCGCAATACGACTACGTGGATGACGGCGCTCAGCTGAAAGCCCAGGCGGAAGCCGAAGCGAACGCCAGGGCTCAGGCTCAGGCCGAGGCGCAGGCCTTAGCTTTTCAGAAAATCGCCCAGGCATCGTATCAGAAACATCACGACGCTGCTCTAGAACAAATCAGAATCGATCACGAGAGATACAGGCAGCAGAGCGCTTTGGAACAAATTCAACAAGGAGATCAAGTGAGCGATGCCGGACGAGCTCACATCGAGGGCCAGCTGCAACCCAAGGACCCAGAGGCCGCGTACAGGGCAAAGTTGAAAGCGCAGGCGGCTGCCGAGGCAGCCGAAGCCAGAAGACTTCAGGCAGCTGCTGAATACAAGGCCCACTCCGATGCCATACGTCAAGTCGAAGCTCAGCAGCAGGCCCATGTCAAGGCCCAGGAGAAGGCTCATAACGACGCTTTGAACTTTGAGAGAAATCAGTTGCGTGCCCAAGCCCAAGCTCAGGCGCTGGCGCAGGCTCAAGCCGAAGCGTTGTACAAAGTCTATCAGCAGTCACGCGCCAAAGCCAACAGTGAGATTTTGGCAGCCGCCAGAGCTCAGGCAGAGGCCAAGAAAGCAGATCCTGACGGCACACCGGTCATCCAGTACCTTTTACCTAGCACTCCCAAGCTCCCGGCACCTAATAACTATTTTACCAATGACGACGTCAACAAGTATCAGGCTTCCGGCTCCACCTACGCTTCTAGATCGGTGACTAAACCACACTCCAGTGAGTCTACCATTCAAGAGCAGGCTTACGTTCAACCTGTTATCAATCAACCTCGTCAAGCGCACAAACTCAAAGTTCCACCGACTCAGTCCTCCGTTTATATTTCTCAATCGGGTCTCTTGAAAAAGTCGCCGGTCAAGTCCCTCACCATCGAAGAGATTGTCGATCAAGGGGAGTTAAACAGCCCTCAAGTCATACGTGTTCCCTCTCCTAAGGAACAGCAGCAACCTCTGACGCAGGAAGAGTTGTCCGCTCTAATTAACGCTGGTTACAGCGTAACCCCGATACCTCAGACGGTAAAGCCGACTCAGCCGAGCTACGTGCCGGAGAATACCTCCGCCGTGTACTACTTGAAGAAACAGCGACCAGCGGTTAGACCTGAATACGTTACGTATGAGGAGGTTCTACAGCGATCGCGAAGACCCATTAGAAAGAATACGCCTATTCTGAAACCGGATGACGCTAATGCTAGTGAAAAAGTCACTTTTTTGGTGCCCTTGGAACCTAGTTTTGGCACCAAACAACCGTCACTCAGAAGTAACGAGTGA